A part of Kitasatospora acidiphila genomic DNA contains:
- a CDS encoding helix-turn-helix domain-containing protein, producing the protein MREAAGNPTYRALATTAGFGATTLSDAAGGVRQPSLEVTLAYVGACGGDVAAWEQRWRELNRTLEEQRAGAKHEDADEPEAQAGEPAPAGSDTPSADAPSTDAPSTEPLAPDAPAPDASSATAAAPGAAEPDAPSAEAPAPGAAEPDGDGDSPESNGHPGAPARPMWRRPVTIAAVAVIALIATLLVTRPPIMEDAKAQESTPSACGPVPPPAATGAGSSDFVGITYGDGAHVRTGASRNSPTIRTIPAGCQLHFTGYCLGDVIYDSHGASADMRWFELYGGGVIASAIIHGNPPNAMAPSQCPADRPMPDAISLNMMRTADASDTVRLWATGTNLGIVGFAARYVTPSIPPSASPTARSTAGSSPVAGTTGQPTPTGNAAPAAPTWHHLDVINSDTNAFSYPWRLGPLSGTEQPGNPGTAIAVIAVACLGGDGPTDVTDVRLVPAPSSTDPAQQLPSPPQQIKLSAAEQITASHAACRYPDVNG; encoded by the coding sequence GTGCGCGAAGCCGCCGGCAACCCCACCTACCGAGCCCTCGCCACCACAGCGGGATTCGGCGCTACTACCCTGAGTGACGCCGCCGGCGGAGTGCGGCAGCCCAGCCTGGAGGTGACCCTGGCGTATGTCGGGGCCTGCGGCGGTGACGTCGCCGCCTGGGAGCAGCGCTGGCGGGAGCTCAACCGCACATTGGAGGAGCAGCGGGCGGGCGCGAAGCACGAGGACGCGGACGAACCCGAGGCCCAAGCCGGGGAACCGGCACCCGCTGGATCCGACACACCCTCAGCCGATGCGCCCTCAACCGATGCGCCCTCAACCGAGCCCCTCGCACCCGACGCCCCCGCGCCGGACGCCTCTTCGGCCACGGCCGCCGCTCCCGGCGCCGCCGAACCCGACGCCCCGTCAGCCGAGGCCCCCGCACCCGGCGCCGCCGAACCCGACGGCGATGGGGACTCCCCGGAGTCCAACGGCCACCCCGGCGCCCCCGCCCGCCCGATGTGGCGGCGCCCGGTCACCATCGCCGCCGTCGCCGTGATCGCCCTGATAGCCACCCTGCTGGTGACCCGGCCGCCGATCATGGAGGACGCGAAGGCCCAGGAGAGCACCCCGAGCGCCTGCGGCCCGGTGCCGCCGCCCGCCGCCACGGGTGCCGGCTCCTCGGACTTCGTCGGCATCACCTACGGCGACGGCGCGCACGTCCGCACCGGCGCCAGCCGCAACTCCCCCACCATCCGCACCATCCCGGCCGGCTGCCAGCTGCACTTCACCGGCTACTGCCTGGGCGACGTCATCTACGACAGCCACGGCGCCTCGGCGGACATGCGCTGGTTCGAGCTCTACGGCGGCGGTGTGATCGCCTCGGCGATCATCCACGGCAACCCGCCGAACGCCATGGCGCCCTCGCAGTGCCCGGCGGACCGCCCGATGCCCGACGCGATCTCGCTCAACATGATGCGCACCGCCGACGCCTCGGACACCGTGCGGCTGTGGGCCACCGGCACCAATCTGGGGATCGTCGGCTTCGCCGCGCGCTACGTCACCCCGAGCATCCCTCCCAGCGCCTCCCCGACCGCCCGGTCGACCGCCGGGTCGAGTCCGGTCGCCGGCACCACCGGTCAGCCCACCCCGACCGGCAACGCGGCGCCCGCCGCACCGACCTGGCACCACCTGGACGTGATCAACAGCGACACCAACGCGTTCAGCTACCCGTGGCGCCTGGGCCCGCTGTCCGGCACTGAGCAGCCCGGCAACCCCGGCACCGCCATCGCGGTGATCGCCGTCGCCTGCCTGGGCGGCGACGGGCCGACCGATGTGACCGACGTCCGCCTGGTGCCGGCCCCCAGCAGCACCGACCCCGCGCAGCAGCTGCCGAGCCCCCCACAGCAGATCAAGCTGAGCGCCGCGGAGCAGATCACCGCGTCGCACGCCGCCTGCCGGTACCCCGACGTCAACGGCTGA
- a CDS encoding CHAP domain-containing protein — translation MNVTRLLHRISGAAAVLLMLGFVSLAPVTAASAATGADVASLATANITKTAGTCANNPTYNSLGGSEFEHSCDGNNGTPEYWCADFAMWVWQNAGYYTGGLDAGAASFYTYGQNNGTLHTGTGYTPQVGDAVEYGSTQDSEIHHVGIVTAVNADGSVDTVNGDWGGTTGTGSMAGFAVSSSVVKITLPAGQTSVGSVPSTVDTKDGYKIVGYTTPVTGSGSFGTNPYTAPQVCGSGYGIIDSHDLGSATVFLLYNGSTGSNCVTTLVKNPSGPVALNANLTVQGGSPVTDTGTYTDYAGPVSAAAANSCVQWGGSYAGTSWTSPWGHCGTGAPTPSPATGNPYTAGQVCGSGYTVTDSHALGNATVYLLYNSATGNNCVTTLADNPSGAVSMNATLAVQGGSSGSNPGSFTYYAGPVVENAPTACVMWGGGYGTTSWTSPWSHCG, via the coding sequence GTGAACGTCACTCGCCTTCTGCACCGGATATCCGGCGCCGCGGCGGTTCTGCTGATGCTCGGCTTCGTCTCGCTGGCCCCGGTGACCGCCGCCTCGGCGGCCACCGGCGCCGACGTGGCCTCCCTGGCCACCGCCAACATCACCAAGACCGCCGGCACCTGCGCCAACAACCCCACCTACAACAGCCTGGGCGGCTCGGAGTTCGAGCACAGCTGCGACGGCAACAACGGCACCCCGGAGTACTGGTGCGCCGACTTCGCCATGTGGGTCTGGCAGAACGCCGGCTACTACACCGGTGGCCTGGACGCCGGTGCGGCCAGCTTCTACACCTACGGCCAGAACAACGGCACCCTGCACACCGGCACCGGCTACACGCCGCAGGTCGGTGACGCCGTGGAGTACGGCTCCACGCAGGACAGCGAGATCCACCACGTGGGCATCGTGACCGCCGTGAACGCGGACGGCTCGGTCGACACCGTCAACGGCGACTGGGGCGGCACCACCGGCACCGGCTCGATGGCCGGCTTCGCGGTCAGCTCAAGTGTCGTCAAGATCACCCTGCCGGCCGGCCAGACCTCGGTCGGCAGCGTGCCGAGCACCGTCGACACCAAGGACGGCTACAAGATCGTCGGCTACACCACCCCGGTGACCGGCAGCGGCTCGTTCGGCACCAACCCGTACACCGCGCCCCAGGTCTGCGGCAGCGGCTACGGCATCATCGACTCGCACGACCTCGGCTCCGCCACGGTCTTCCTGCTCTACAACGGCTCGACCGGCAGCAACTGCGTCACCACCCTGGTGAAGAACCCGTCCGGTCCGGTCGCGCTGAACGCCAACCTCACGGTCCAGGGCGGCAGCCCCGTCACTGACACCGGCACCTACACCGACTACGCCGGTCCGGTCTCGGCCGCCGCCGCCAACTCCTGCGTGCAGTGGGGCGGCAGCTACGCCGGCACCTCGTGGACCAGCCCGTGGGGCCACTGCGGCACCGGCGCGCCGACGCCCTCCCCGGCCACCGGCAACCCGTACACCGCCGGCCAGGTCTGCGGGAGCGGCTACACCGTGACCGACAGCCACGCCCTCGGCAACGCCACCGTCTACCTGCTCTACAACTCCGCGACCGGCAACAACTGCGTGACCACCCTGGCCGACAACCCGTCCGGTGCGGTCTCGATGAACGCCACCCTCGCCGTCCAGGGCGGTAGCTCCGGCAGCAACCCCGGCAGCTTCACCTACTACGCCGGCCCGGTCGTCGAGAACGCGCCCACCGCCTGCGTGATGTGGGGCGGCGGCTACGGCACCACCTCCTGGACCAGCCCCTGGAGCCACTGCGGCTGA
- a CDS encoding AfsR/SARP family transcriptional regulator yields MEFGILGPLLIKDAAGARTVPAPKQRILLAALLVRAGQPVTAERLAEIVWDGRPPRSASSTLRNYVMRLRQVLGEAGERIETRDGGYLLRAAPAEVDLHRFAELRDRGLAALRADAVPDAAALLRDALALWRGPALADVPSDALHREEAERLAEVRLDALELRLAAELRLGRHTAALAELRELTTAHPERERFWAQLMTALELDGRPWEALTAYRRVRAALADELGVEPGPELQEAHHRILSGQDTPVMLNQLPPQLPDFTGRAVELRRLTEQLAAPQPHGAPQVAVLTGGPGIGKSALALRAGYLVGSCFPDGTLYAELGGATGISAVLGTLLGSLGLPPSAIPAGTAARTALYRSVLADRRVLVVLDDAQSGAQVGPLLPTGPGSAALVTTRDRMADLPGAQVVQLEPLGLPESRQLLARLIGPERVAREPLAATALVERCDGVPLALRICAARLAARPCWQLAQLAERLADQVLEELRIGRLDLWAGYTASFRRLDPAAARAFRALAERGSEALVRCRPDPVLERLVDAHLLTSPAPGHYRVRPLARAFGRSLRQALRVPPQVRLNP; encoded by the coding sequence GTGGAGTTCGGGATTCTCGGACCACTGCTGATCAAAGACGCGGCAGGGGCCCGCACCGTTCCTGCGCCCAAGCAGCGCATCCTGCTGGCCGCGCTACTGGTCCGGGCCGGCCAGCCGGTGACCGCAGAGCGGCTCGCGGAGATCGTCTGGGACGGCCGACCGCCGCGCAGCGCGTCCAGCACGCTGCGCAACTACGTGATGCGGCTGCGCCAGGTGCTCGGCGAGGCCGGCGAGCGGATCGAGACCCGGGACGGCGGCTACCTGCTGCGCGCCGCGCCCGCCGAGGTCGACCTGCACCGGTTCGCCGAGCTGCGCGACCGCGGACTGGCGGCGCTGCGCGCCGACGCCGTGCCGGACGCCGCCGCACTGCTGCGGGACGCCCTGGCGCTGTGGCGCGGCCCGGCCCTCGCCGACGTGCCCTCCGACGCACTGCACCGCGAGGAGGCCGAGCGGCTGGCCGAAGTGCGCCTGGACGCCCTGGAACTGCGGCTGGCAGCCGAACTGCGGCTCGGCCGGCACACCGCCGCGCTGGCCGAACTGCGCGAGCTCACCACCGCGCACCCCGAGCGCGAGCGGTTCTGGGCCCAGCTGATGACCGCCCTGGAGCTGGACGGCCGCCCCTGGGAGGCGCTGACCGCCTACCGGCGGGTCCGGGCCGCCCTGGCCGACGAGCTCGGGGTGGAGCCAGGACCGGAGCTGCAGGAGGCGCACCACCGGATCCTGTCCGGGCAGGACACCCCGGTGATGCTCAACCAACTGCCTCCGCAGCTGCCCGACTTCACCGGGCGGGCGGTCGAGCTGCGCCGGCTGACCGAGCAGTTGGCCGCCCCGCAACCGCACGGCGCGCCGCAGGTCGCCGTGCTCACCGGCGGGCCGGGGATCGGCAAGAGCGCCCTGGCACTGCGGGCCGGATACCTGGTCGGGAGCTGCTTTCCGGACGGCACGCTGTACGCCGAACTCGGCGGCGCCACCGGCATCTCCGCGGTGCTGGGCACCCTGCTCGGCTCGCTGGGCCTGCCGCCGTCCGCGATCCCGGCCGGGACGGCGGCCCGCACCGCGCTCTACCGTTCGGTGCTGGCCGACCGCCGGGTCCTGGTGGTGCTGGACGACGCGCAGTCCGGCGCCCAGGTGGGCCCGCTGCTGCCCACCGGGCCGGGCAGCGCCGCCCTGGTCACCACCCGGGACCGGATGGCCGACCTGCCCGGCGCCCAGGTGGTCCAGCTGGAGCCGCTGGGCCTCCCGGAGAGCCGGCAGCTGCTGGCCCGGCTGATCGGTCCCGAACGGGTGGCCCGCGAACCGCTGGCCGCCACCGCGCTGGTGGAGCGGTGCGACGGGGTGCCGCTGGCCCTGCGGATCTGCGCGGCACGGCTGGCGGCCCGCCCGTGCTGGCAGTTGGCGCAGCTCGCCGAGCGGCTCGCCGACCAGGTGCTGGAGGAGCTGCGGATCGGCCGGCTGGACCTGTGGGCCGGGTACACCGCCAGTTTCCGGCGGCTCGACCCGGCCGCCGCCCGGGCCTTCCGGGCGCTGGCCGAGCGCGGTTCGGAGGCCCTGGTCCGCTGCCGTCCCGATCCGGTGCTGGAGCGGCTGGTCGACGCCCATCTGCTGACCAGTCCGGCGCCGGGCCACTACCGGGTGCGACCGCTGGCCCGGGCGTTCGGCCGCTCGTTGCGCCAGGCCCTCCGGGTGCCGCCACAGGTTAGGCTCAACCCATGA
- a CDS encoding RNA-binding S4 domain-containing protein produces the protein MSAEEGSVRVDAWVWSVRLAKTRSVAAGLCRAGHVRVNGERAKPAQPLKVGDEVRVRQEDWDRVVVVTKLLSKRVGASVAVDCYIDNSPPRPASDPFHVNAPVAVRERGAGRPTKRERRDLDQLSGRRGR, from the coding sequence ATGAGCGCTGAGGAGGGTTCGGTCCGGGTGGACGCCTGGGTCTGGTCGGTGCGGCTGGCCAAGACCCGCTCGGTCGCGGCCGGGCTCTGCCGGGCCGGGCACGTCCGGGTGAACGGCGAACGGGCGAAGCCGGCCCAGCCGTTGAAGGTGGGCGACGAGGTCCGGGTGCGCCAGGAGGACTGGGACCGGGTGGTGGTGGTCACCAAGCTGCTGAGCAAGCGGGTGGGCGCCTCGGTGGCGGTGGACTGCTACATCGACAACAGCCCGCCGCGCCCGGCCTCCGACCCGTTCCACGTCAACGCGCCGGTCGCGGTGCGCGAGCGCGGGGCCGGCCGGCCGACCAAGCGGGAACGCCGCGACCTCGACCAGCTGTCCGGCCGCCGGGGGCGCTGA
- a CDS encoding DUF6204 family protein yields MTERDFRIIVRGAFDSLTDDQRAALRAEAAGHDVLFASFTREGHLSYDIAARADFAFRFLESGSADEDIVPATARAEAAAEAWLSERGYAWKNLRSTAEDMSKAALSKRQRKAQASP; encoded by the coding sequence ATGACCGAACGTGACTTCCGGATCATCGTGCGCGGCGCCTTCGACTCGCTCACCGACGACCAGCGGGCCGCGCTGCGCGCCGAGGCCGCCGGCCACGACGTGCTGTTCGCGAGCTTCACCCGCGAGGGCCACCTCAGCTATGACATCGCGGCCCGCGCCGACTTCGCCTTCCGCTTCCTGGAGTCGGGCAGCGCCGACGAGGACATCGTGCCGGCGACCGCCCGCGCCGAGGCGGCCGCCGAGGCCTGGCTGAGCGAGCGCGGCTACGCCTGGAAGAACCTGCGCTCCACCGCCGAGGACATGTCGAAGGCCGCCCTCTCCAAGCGCCAACGCAAGGCGCAGGCTAGCCCCTGA
- a CDS encoding glycerol-3-phosphate dehydrogenase/oxidase, whose translation MNPASLNAASVNAASLNADRRARELAELRSPEVDSVDVLVIGGGVTGAGVALDAASRGLRTVLVEKHDLGFGTSRWSSKLVHGGLRYLASGAVGIARESAVERDILLRRTAPHLVQPLPQVVPLLPGTTFAGAALVRAGFLAGDALRVSAGTPSALLPRSRRLRPAEVLRYAPTVEAAGLRGGLVFWDGQLVDDARLVVALARTAAKHGARVLTRCAALEADGSGARLRDELTGESFRLAARTVINATGVWAGELAPGLTLRPSRGTHLVLPQSAFGGLTAGLTVPVPGESNRFVFALPAPDGRVYVGLTDEAAPGPVPDVPEPADSEIEFLLGTINTALRRPLTRADLLGSFAGLRPLLDDGTGRTADVSRKHAVLTAPDGLVTVVGGKLTTYRRMAEDALDAALARAGIQARPCRTRALPLVGAGSPAMLAAVPAPPRLVRRYGTEAPAVLAEADGDPAALTPIAPGTETTLAELRFAARHEGALDVGDLLDRRTRIGLSPTDRQQAEAAAESVVGG comes from the coding sequence ATGAATCCCGCGTCCCTGAACGCCGCGTCCGTGAACGCCGCGTCGCTGAACGCCGACCGCCGGGCCCGTGAGCTGGCCGAACTCCGCTCACCGGAAGTCGACTCGGTCGACGTCCTGGTCATCGGCGGCGGGGTGACCGGCGCCGGCGTCGCGCTGGACGCGGCCTCCCGGGGCCTGCGCACCGTGCTGGTGGAGAAGCACGACCTGGGCTTCGGCACCAGTCGGTGGAGCTCCAAACTGGTCCACGGCGGGCTGCGCTACCTGGCCTCCGGCGCGGTCGGGATCGCCCGGGAGAGCGCGGTGGAGCGCGACATCCTGCTCCGCCGCACCGCCCCGCACCTGGTCCAGCCGCTGCCGCAGGTGGTCCCGCTGCTGCCCGGCACCACCTTCGCCGGGGCCGCCCTGGTCCGGGCCGGCTTCCTGGCCGGAGACGCGCTGCGGGTCAGCGCCGGCACCCCGTCCGCCCTGCTGCCCCGCTCCCGCCGGCTGCGCCCCGCCGAGGTGCTCCGCTACGCGCCCACCGTCGAGGCCGCCGGGCTGCGCGGCGGCCTGGTCTTCTGGGACGGCCAACTGGTCGACGACGCCCGGTTGGTGGTCGCCCTGGCCCGCACCGCCGCCAAGCACGGCGCCCGGGTGCTGACCAGGTGCGCCGCCCTGGAGGCCGACGGCTCCGGCGCCCGGCTGCGGGACGAACTGACCGGCGAGAGCTTCCGGTTGGCGGCCCGCACGGTGATCAACGCCACCGGGGTGTGGGCGGGCGAGCTGGCCCCCGGACTGACCCTGCGGCCCAGCCGGGGCACCCACCTGGTGCTGCCGCAGTCCGCGTTCGGCGGGCTGACCGCCGGGCTCACCGTGCCGGTGCCCGGCGAGTCCAACCGCTTCGTCTTCGCGCTGCCTGCCCCGGACGGCCGGGTCTACGTCGGCCTCACCGACGAGGCGGCGCCCGGCCCGGTGCCCGATGTGCCCGAACCCGCCGACAGCGAGATCGAGTTCCTGCTCGGCACCATCAACACCGCGCTGCGCCGCCCGCTCACCCGCGCCGACCTGCTCGGCAGCTTCGCCGGCCTGCGCCCGCTGCTGGACGACGGCACCGGCCGCACGGCCGACGTGTCACGCAAGCACGCGGTGCTCACCGCCCCCGACGGCCTGGTCACGGTGGTCGGCGGCAAGCTCACCACCTACCGCCGGATGGCCGAGGACGCCCTGGACGCCGCCCTGGCCCGCGCCGGCATCCAGGCCCGCCCCTGCCGCACCCGGGCCCTCCCCCTGGTGGGCGCCGGCTCCCCGGCGATGCTGGCCGCCGTGCCGGCCCCGCCGCGACTGGTCCGCCGCTACGGCACCGAGGCCCCCGCCGTACTCGCCGAGGCCGACGGCGACCCCGCCGCCCTCACCCCGATCGCCCCCGGCACCGAAACCACCCTGGCCGAACTCCGCTTCGCCGCCCGCCACGAGGGCGCCCTCGACGTGGGCGACCTACTGGACCGGCGCACCCGGATCGGCCTGAGCCCAACGGACCGCCAGCAGGCCGAGGCGGCAGCGGAGTCGGTGGTGGGGGGTTAG
- a CDS encoding TetR/AcrR family transcriptional regulator yields MSQRINNGAQPKAANAIPEERILDAAYQLLLTIGMQRMTMADIARQAGVSRATLYRRWGGVREVIGALTTREWSALTLAAMPADGLPPGRAPSRAQLVDGVVRLVRLIRVHPLLRRIVELDPDFLTPYLLTRRGSNTNHQLEMLETALRLAIAEGSVRAGDPALLARAVLLTAWSFTLTGPVLTGEPDGSGPESDRLDEELRLLLDRYLDGAA; encoded by the coding sequence ATGTCGCAGCGAATCAACAATGGTGCCCAGCCGAAGGCGGCCAACGCCATCCCCGAGGAGCGGATCCTCGACGCGGCGTACCAGCTGCTGCTGACCATCGGCATGCAGCGGATGACCATGGCCGACATCGCCCGCCAGGCCGGGGTCTCCCGGGCCACCCTCTACCGCCGCTGGGGCGGGGTGCGCGAGGTGATCGGCGCGCTCACCACCCGGGAGTGGTCGGCGCTCACCCTCGCCGCCATGCCCGCCGACGGCCTGCCGCCCGGCCGGGCGCCGAGCCGGGCGCAGCTGGTGGACGGCGTGGTGCGGCTGGTCCGGCTGATCCGGGTGCACCCGCTGCTGCGCCGAATCGTCGAGCTGGACCCGGACTTCCTGACGCCCTACCTGCTCACCCGGCGCGGCAGCAACACCAACCACCAGCTGGAGATGCTGGAGACGGCGCTGCGCCTGGCCATCGCGGAGGGCTCGGTGCGGGCCGGTGATCCCGCGCTGCTGGCCCGCGCGGTGCTGCTGACGGCCTGGTCGTTCACCCTCACCGGCCCGGTCCTCACGGGCGAACCGGACGGCTCCGGGCCCGAGTCGGACCGGCTGGACGAAGAGTTGCGCCTGCTGCTTGACCGGTACCTGGATGGAGCCGCCTGA
- a CDS encoding FAD-binding oxidoreductase: protein MNESDLPVTDFHPYRWGDPARRTTLPAAATETLAAFGVKAPAEEPVDLAELTLPEPGFDLAPITGVVGAGQLRTDAATRIGHTRGWSTPDLLRLRAGDLTDAPDAVAYPGSHDEVVALLACCERLGVAVVPYSGGTSVVGGLAPDRAGFAGVLALDLGRLDAVLAVDTVSRTATLQAGLRGSEAERLLREQGLTLGHFPQSYEGASIGGYAAARSAGQSSAGYGRFDEMVVALELATPRGTVSMGTAPKSAAGPDLRQLVLGSEGTLGVITSVTVRVRPLPAERVFEGWQFDSFEAGAAALRRLAQDGPLPTVLRLSDEAETSINLADPAAMFAGGPGGCLAVTGYEGSAAEVAARRAAASEVLAAAGGQPLGEEPGESWRHGRFKAPYLRDPLLDAGVLIETLETVTFWSKLSELRAAVTTALTDALTAQGTPPLVLCHISHVYETGASLYFSVACAQTEDPVAQWQQAKAAANRAIRATGAAITHHHGVGTDHRAGYAEEVGPLAIEALRAVKRVLDPAGILNPGVLFESGSSEGDH from the coding sequence ATGAACGAGTCGGACCTCCCCGTCACGGACTTCCATCCGTACCGCTGGGGCGACCCCGCGCGCCGCACCACGCTGCCGGCCGCCGCCACCGAGACGCTCGCCGCCTTCGGCGTCAAGGCACCGGCCGAGGAGCCGGTCGACCTCGCCGAACTCACGCTGCCGGAGCCGGGTTTCGACCTCGCCCCGATCACCGGGGTGGTGGGCGCCGGGCAGCTGCGCACCGATGCCGCCACCCGGATCGGGCACACCCGCGGCTGGTCCACCCCCGACCTGCTGCGCCTGCGGGCCGGCGACCTGACCGATGCGCCCGACGCCGTCGCCTACCCGGGCAGCCATGACGAGGTGGTGGCGCTGCTGGCCTGCTGCGAGCGGCTGGGCGTGGCGGTCGTGCCGTACTCGGGCGGCACCTCGGTGGTCGGCGGTCTGGCCCCGGACCGGGCCGGCTTCGCGGGCGTGCTGGCCCTGGACCTGGGGCGGCTGGACGCGGTGCTCGCCGTCGACACCGTCTCCCGGACGGCCACCCTGCAGGCCGGCCTGCGCGGCAGTGAGGCCGAACGCCTGCTCCGCGAGCAGGGTCTGACGCTGGGTCACTTCCCGCAGTCCTACGAGGGCGCCAGCATCGGCGGCTACGCGGCGGCCCGCTCGGCCGGCCAATCCTCGGCCGGCTACGGGCGGTTCGACGAGATGGTGGTGGCGCTGGAGCTGGCCACCCCGCGCGGCACCGTCAGCATGGGCACCGCGCCCAAGTCGGCGGCAGGGCCGGACCTGCGCCAGCTGGTGCTGGGTTCCGAGGGCACCCTGGGTGTGATCACCTCGGTGACCGTGCGGGTCCGGCCGCTCCCTGCCGAACGGGTCTTCGAGGGTTGGCAGTTCGACTCCTTCGAGGCCGGCGCGGCGGCGCTTCGCCGACTCGCCCAGGACGGCCCGCTGCCCACCGTGCTGCGGCTCTCCGACGAGGCCGAGACCTCGATCAACCTGGCCGACCCGGCCGCGATGTTCGCCGGCGGCCCCGGCGGCTGCCTGGCCGTCACCGGCTACGAGGGCAGCGCCGCCGAGGTGGCCGCCCGCCGGGCCGCGGCGAGCGAGGTGCTGGCGGCGGCCGGCGGGCAGCCGCTGGGCGAGGAGCCCGGCGAGTCCTGGCGGCACGGCCGCTTCAAAGCCCCCTACCTGCGCGATCCGCTGCTGGACGCCGGGGTGCTGATCGAGACCCTGGAGACCGTGACCTTCTGGTCCAAGCTGTCCGAGCTGCGTGCCGCCGTCACCACGGCGCTCACCGACGCACTCACCGCCCAGGGCACGCCGCCGCTGGTGCTCTGCCACATCTCGCACGTCTACGAGACCGGCGCCTCGCTCTACTTCTCGGTGGCCTGCGCCCAGACCGAGGACCCGGTGGCCCAGTGGCAGCAGGCCAAGGCCGCGGCCAACCGGGCGATCCGGGCCACCGGCGCGGCGATCACCCACCACCACGGGGTCGGCACCGACCACCGGGCCGGCTACGCCGAGGAGGTCGGGCCGCTGGCGATCGAGGCGCTGCGGGCCGTCAAGCGGGTGCTGGACCCGGCCGGGATCCTCAACCCCGGTGTGCTGTTCGAAAGCGGCTCGTCCGAGGGTGACCACTGA
- a CDS encoding diacylglycerol/lipid kinase family protein, whose product MTTEVAADVPAFTAIVNPISGGGHATAHWEPVAARLRAAGAAVRVEPTRSREHAIECATAAAERGDVVVAVGGDGLVRDVAEGAVRGGGTLALVPAGRGNDLARALDLPSDPAALAGLLLSGATRRLDVLEVNGVIVPGNVYIGIDSVATQLINAGRGLPALLVYRLAPVRAILGWRSVGYTLTVDGERQSVRGHTVVLANSGAYGHGLRIVPDAQLDDGRLRLMVVGDGPRWKIASFMQEVKRGTHTRRPDVSLRHAHEVTVETDRPVPVCADGDEVTTLPATIRVLPGALRIIA is encoded by the coding sequence GTGACCACTGAAGTGGCCGCCGACGTGCCCGCGTTCACCGCGATAGTGAACCCGATCTCGGGCGGCGGCCACGCCACCGCCCACTGGGAGCCGGTCGCCGCGCGGCTGCGCGCCGCCGGCGCCGCCGTACGGGTCGAGCCGACCCGCAGCCGGGAACACGCCATCGAGTGCGCCACCGCGGCCGCCGAACGCGGTGACGTGGTGGTCGCGGTCGGCGGCGACGGCCTGGTGCGGGACGTCGCCGAGGGCGCGGTCCGGGGCGGCGGCACGCTCGCCCTGGTCCCGGCCGGGCGCGGCAACGACCTGGCCCGGGCGCTCGACCTGCCGTCCGACCCGGCGGCCCTGGCCGGGCTGCTGCTGTCCGGTGCCACCCGCCGGCTCGATGTGCTGGAGGTCAACGGGGTGATCGTGCCGGGCAACGTCTACATCGGCATCGACTCGGTGGCCACCCAGCTGATCAACGCGGGCCGCGGTCTGCCCGCCCTGCTGGTCTACCGACTGGCTCCGGTGCGGGCGATCCTCGGCTGGCGTTCGGTCGGCTACACCCTGACCGTGGACGGCGAGCGGCAGTCGGTGCGCGGGCACACCGTGGTGCTGGCCAACTCCGGCGCCTACGGGCACGGCCTGCGGATCGTGCCGGACGCCCAGCTGGACGACGGGCGGCTGCGGCTGATGGTGGTCGGCGACGGACCGCGCTGGAAGATCGCCTCCTTCATGCAGGAGGTCAAGCGCGGCACCCACACCCGCCGGCCCGACGTCTCGCTGCGCCACGCCCACGAGGTGACGGTGGAGACCGACCGCCCGGTCCCGGTCTGCGCCGACGGGGACGAAGTCACCACGCTGCCCGCCACCATCAGGGTCCTACCGGGGGCGCTGCGCATCATCGCGTAG